From Harpia harpyja isolate bHarHar1 chromosome 19, bHarHar1 primary haplotype, whole genome shotgun sequence, one genomic window encodes:
- the TSHB gene encoding thyrotropin subunit beta translates to MSPFFVMSLLFSLAFGQTASLCAPSEYTIHVEKRECAYCLAINTTICAGFCMTRDSNGKKLLLKSALSQNVCTYKEMLYQTALIPGCPHHTIPYYSYPVAVSCKCGKCNTDYSDCVHEKVRTNYCTKPQKLCNM, encoded by the exons ATGAGTCCCTTCTTTGTGATGTCTCTCCTCTTTAGCCTGGCTTTCGGTCAAACAGCATCACTTTGTGCTCCTTCTGAGTATACAATCCATGTGGAGAAAAGGGAATGTGCCTACTGCCTGGCCATCAACACCACCATCTGCGCTGGATTTTGCATGACTCGG gaCAGCAATGGCAAGAAGCTGCTACTCAAAAGTGCTCTGTCCCAGAATGTGTGCACATACAAAGAGATGTTGTATCAAACAGCACTGATTCCGGGCTGTCCTCATCACACCATCCCTTACTATTCCTACCCTGTGGCTGTGAGCTGCAAGTGTGGTAAATGTAACACTGATTATAGTGACTGTGTTCATGAGAAGGTTAGGACAAACTATTGCACTAAACCACAGAAGCTTTGTAACATGTAA